DNA sequence from the Hoylesella buccalis ATCC 35310 genome:
GCCACCACGGCGCAAAGGAATCTTATCAATCCACTCCTGACGAATCTTCTCAGGCAATGTCTGGGTCATAGCCGTATCGATAAATCCCGGTGCAATGGCGTTAGCACGGATGCCTTTGGGACCCATTTCCTGCCCAACCGACTTAGCCAACGCAATCATACCCGCCTTTGATGCGGCGTAATTAGCCTGACCGGCATTGCCATGAACACCCACCACGGAAGCCATGTTGATGATAGAACCTTGGCGTTGACGCATCATGACAGGCACACAAGCATGGATGAAATTGAACGCGCTTTTCAAGTTGACGTTAATCACGGCGTCCCATTGAGCCTCGGTCATGCGCAACATCAAGCCATCTTTGGTGATACCAGCATTGTTGACCAAGATGTCAATAGATCCGAATTCTTCTTTAATTTGACTAACCAATGCGGCTGTACTTTCAAAATCGGCAGCATTGCCCGCATAACCTTTCGCTTGTACGCCCAATGCGGCAAGCTCACGCTCGGTTTCTTTACCGCCATGTTCTTCGTCAATCACTAAATCTGTGAATGCGATGTTGGCACCTTCCTGAGCGAATCGCATGGCGATGGCCTTTCCTATTCCGCGTGCAGCACCTGTGATGAGGGCTGTTTTTCCTGTTAATATTCCCATAATTGAATGTGTTAATATTGAAGTTAATATTTGATTGTGAATTTCTTGCTACTCTTTTTTAGGACTCAACTTGCCCAAAGCACCGTAAACCACCTTGGCAACCAGTGGCTTGCTACTCTCTTCTGTCAGTCCATGTCCCAAGCGTCCGTAGATGAAT
Encoded proteins:
- the fabG gene encoding 3-oxoacyl-[acyl-carrier-protein] reductase, with amino-acid sequence MGILTGKTALITGAARGIGKAIAMRFAQEGANIAFTDLVIDEEHGGKETERELAALGVQAKGYAGNAADFESTAALVSQIKEEFGSIDILVNNAGITKDGLMLRMTEAQWDAVINVNLKSAFNFIHACVPVMMRQRQGSIINMASVVGVHGNAGQANYAASKAGMIALAKSVGQEMGPKGIRANAIAPGFIDTAMTQTLPEKIRQEWIDKIPLRRGGTVEDIASCALFLASDLSSYISGQVIQVDGGMNM